In Paenibacillus sp., the sequence CATGGCGAGGGAAGCCTTCGACCTTCAGCGCCATGCCGACCAAAGCGCCGACCTTCGCGTCCCGCTCCGCCCACGCCTTCAGCTCCGGCACGACGCGCAGCGCCTCCGCGATCGTCATCCCGAGCGAGTTCGGAATCAGCTTCGCCACCCGATCGACGTCGCCGAACGGCACGTTGAGCGCCCGCCCGACGTCCCGAACCGCGGCGCGCGCCGCCATCGTCCCGAACGTGATGATTTGCGCCACGCGCTCCCGGCCGTATTTGCGAACGACGTAGTCGATGACCTCGTCCCGCCGCTCGTCGTTGAAGTCGATATCGATATCGGGCATCGTCACGCGCGCCGGATTCAGAAACCGCTCGAACAGCAGGCCGTACCGGATCGGGTCGACGTCCGTGATGCCGAGGGCGTACGCGACGAGACTGCCCGCCGACGATCCCCGCCCGGGACCCGTCGTAATGCCGCGTTCATGCGCATACCGGATAAAATCCCATGTAATCAAAAAATAGTCCGAATACCCCATCCTGTGGATCGTGTCCAGCTCGAAGCGCAGCCTCCGCCGCAGAGCGTCTTTGAATTCGGCGTCGTGCAGCCGGTCCGCGTACCGCCGCCGCAAGCCCTCGACGCACAACGTTTTCAAATATTCGGGGCTGTCCATCCCGTCCGGCAGCGGCGAAAACTCGGGCAGCACGCTGCGGCCGAGCTCGAGCTCGACGCTGCACCGTTCCGCGATGCGCACGCTGTTCGCGATCGCCTCGGGCACATGCGGGAATAACGCCGACATTTCGTCCGCGTTTTTCAAATAAAGCTGATCGGTCGTATAGCGGAACCGCTGCGGGTCGTCGACCGTCTTGCCCATGCCGATGCACATGAGCACGTCCTGCACGGCCGCGTCCTCCCGCACCGCGTAATGGACGTCGTTCGTCGCGACGAGCGGCACGCCCTTTTCCCGGGAAATATCGACAAGCTGCGACAGCAGTTTCCGCTGCTCCAGCAGCCCGTGATCCTGCAATTCGATGAAATAGTCGTCGCCGAACAGCGCCTTGTATCGATCTACCGTCGCGCGCGCCTCGTCCGCCCGGTCCGCCAGCAGCTTCTGCGCCACCTCGCCCTTCAGGCAGCCGCTCAGCACGATCAGCCCTTCCGCATGCTTCTCCAGCAGCGCGAAGTCGATCCGCGGGCGGTAGTGGAACCCTTCCAGATGAGCCGCCGACGAAAGCCGCAGCAAATTCCGGTATCCCTCCAAATTTTTCGCGAGCACCGTCAAATGGTACGTCGGGTTGTCCTCCCGAGCGCTCTTATCGCGCATCGACACCGCCGCAACGTAAAACTCGCACCCGAGAATCGGCTTGACGCCGGCCTCGCGGCACGCTTTATAAAACGGCACAGCCCCGTACATCACCCCGTGGTCGGTCAATGCCAGCGCGGGCATGCCGAAATCGGCCGCGCGTTTCGCCAAATCGGCGATTCGGGCGGCGCCGTCCAACAGGCTGTATTCGCTGTGCACATGCAAATGGACAAAGGAACTCATGTTCGCATCACCGAAAATATTGTATCATATTGCGCGCGTCTTGTCCCATACATATAAAAGAGAAGCTTCGGAAGAGGAGGAACAGCCGTGTCCGCGACCGATTTTTTGTCGAAGGCGATTCAAGATTTCTTCGTGGCGTTCGGCGTCGTGTTCGGGGCGTCGATGCTCGCCGGCATGAGTTCGATTTTGACGATGCAGCCGCCGGGACCGGCGGAAACGATGCGCCAGCTGTCCGAGAACGTGAAAATTTGGGCGGTCGTCGTCGCCATCGGCGGCACGATCGATCCGATCCGGTTCATCGAGCATTCGGTGACCGAGGGCTATTTTTCGCCGGCGGCGAAACAAATCATGCTCATCCTGTGCGCGTTCCTCGGCGCCCATTCCGGCACCGAGCTCATCCGCTGGATGGTCGCGCCGAGGTAACGGGCCGATGCGCGTGCCGAACCTGCAGCGCTCCCCGTCGTTCATGCAGGGGATCGGCCTGCTGCTGTGCGGAGTCGTGTTCGGAGCCGCCGTCATGACCGGCGTCGCCCAGCGGACGGTGCAGGAGCTGCAGTACGATATCGACCGGTTGGAAAAGGAAAATCGTTCGCTGACGGATCAAGTCGCCAGTTACGAAAAGGTGAAAAACCGCCGCAACGTCATCGACCGCACCTCCGTGCGCTGGGACCCGGAGCAGAAGGATCTCGGCAAAGCGACGCACGCGGAGCTCGAGGACCGCATCGGGGCGGATTTGCTTAAGCTCATAGGCCAGCCCGTGCATGCGGACATGTATACGCTGTACCGGGAGCTGATCAACGGCAAGGTGTATTACGGCGTGGGCGACAAAGATTACCGCATCCGGCTGACCATGCTGTCCGTCGTCGGGACGGAATGCATCGTGTTCGTTCGAGCGGATGAGTTTTTACCGGAATGAACCGGGGGGCGGCCGCATTGATTTTGCCGCGGAAAAACGGTACAGTGGTGACGCGTTCCATTTTTCCGAAAGTCAGGTGGCTGGTCATGATTTACATCTTTTATGCGGGCATCGTGGTATGCTGCGTGCTCTCCGTCATATTCAGCTTCCGTTCGCGTCGGGCCTCCGACCCGAACGTTCGCGGACTGAACGCCGCGCGCATGAATTTGTCGAACGGCGCGCTGCTCATCCTCGCTTCGCTCGTACAGTTTCTGCTGTTCGAGCCGGATACGGTCCGCATCGTCGTCGGCTCGCTGTTTCTGCTGATCGGCGCGTTCAACGTGTTCGCCGGGTTCCGCAATTACGGACATTTTTCCCGCAAATAAGCTACATCTGGTCGATCAGCTGCGCCGTTAGGATCGCCTTGGCGACGAGGGACGAGCCCAGATGCACCTCGACGTCGACCTTGCCGAACTTCCGGCTCAGCTCGATCAGCTGCGGGCGGACGACGATTTCGTTATCGATTTGGAGCGGCTTCAAGAAAAACGTCGACATGCTGTCGAGGACGAGGTCGCCCTTCTTGACGAGCTTGATCGCGCGGAACGCCGACTGCGACATGAGCGTCGTCAGCACGCCTTCGGAGACGGTGCCGAACGACGACGTCATCTGCGGCGTGATCGTGCCGCGGAACGCGACCCGCCCGTCCGCCTCCCGCTCCTCTTCGAACGACGACAGGATCAAATCCTCGATCGTCTCGCCGATCTGCGGCTGCTTCTGGATAAACTGCATCCCCTTCAGCACGTCCTGCCTCGAAATAATGCCGATCAGCTTCCGGCCGTGATCCGTCACGGGCAGCTGCTCGACGCCCTCCCACACCATCATGTGCGCGGCCGACGCGACCGACGTTCGCGCGCCGACCGTGATCGGGCTTTTCGTCATCACTTTGTCGATGCGGTCGTTCGGCGACGAGCCGACGACGTCCTTCGACGTCACCATGCCGATCAACCGGTGGTGATCGTCCACGACCGGGAAGCGGCTATGCCCCGACTGCTCCACGGCGGCGTTCCAGTCCGCGACGGTCATTTGCCCGCGCAGCGTCATCGTTTCCTCGCTCGGGATCATAATGTCCTCGACGAGGAGGATTTTCTTTTTGATCAGCCGGTCGTAAATGGCGCGGTTGATGAGCGAGGCGACCGTGAACGTGTCGTACGAGCTCGAAATGATCGGCAGCGCCAGCTCGTCTGCCTGCTTGCGGACCGCCGTGCTCGCGCCGAAGCCGCCGGTGATGAGCACGCCCGCGCCGAGCTCGAGCGCCACGCCGTGCGCTTTCTCCCGGTTGCCGACGATGAGCAGGCTGCCGGCGTCGATGTACTTCACCATCGCTTCGAGCTGCATGGCGCCGATGACGAATTTGCCGAGCGTTTTGCCGAGGCCTTCGGCTCCGCCGAGCACCTCGCCGTCGACGATGTTCACCACCTCGGCGAACGTCAGCTTATCGATATTGTTGCGAGCCTTCGGCTCGATTCGGACGGTGCCGATCCGCTCCTTCGTCGCCACCAGTCCCGACGCTTCCGCCTCTTTGATTGCCCGGTACGCCGTCCCTTCGCTGACGCCGACGTCTTTTGCGATTTTCCGCACCGAAATTTTGTCTCCGACCTTCAGCGCTTGAATATATCGAATGATCTGCTCATGCTTCGTCATCGTCTCTTGCGTCGTCAAATCCAAGACTGTTACACCCCAATTTCCGCATCTGTACCATTCTGTTTCATTATAGCGTGAAAGCGGCGCCGTTGCACGAGATTTCCGCGTTCGGCGCCGCAAAAGAAAAAACGCCCCGAAGGGCGTTGCGCGCGGCGATGCCGCTAGGATTGCCCGCCGCGGCGGGCGATGCGCCGTTCGAGCAGCTGCGCGAGCTGGCGGCGCCGGTGGCGCTTCACCCGGTCGAGCTGCGCGGCGGTTTCCTCGTCCACGCGAAGGATCGCGTGGAGATGCGACGCGACGATGGCGAGCGCGAAGAGAATCCACACGATGCCGAACACTGTCGGCAGCGTCCAGCCTTGCCCGATTTCAAGGCGCGGCACGGCGTAAATGAGCATGCCGAGCGCGATGCTCATATACACGATGTTTTTCGTCGTTCTGTTCATGGGTACGTTCCCTCCCGTTTTGACCGCTTACGCTCATTGTATGAGACAGGCCGGGCGAATAGACCCGGCCGGCGGGCCGCGGAGGCGGGCGTGAGGCGGCAGAGTGCGTCCTCCCCCTCGTTGGCGGCGGTCACCCCAGCGTTAAGCGAGTTAAGCGCAAAAGTGCAGCTATTTCGCATGCGGACGGCGGTTCCCCAAGCATTAGGCGCAAATGTGCGGTTATTTCCCGTACAAGCGGCGATCACCCAAGCGTTAGGCGCAAAAGTGCGGCTATTTCGCGTTCAAGGGGCGATCACCCAAGCGTTAGGCGCAAAAGTGCGGCTATTTCGCGTTCAAGCGGCGATCACTCAAGCTTTAGGCGCATTTGTGCGGCTATTTACCGTACAAGCGGCGATCATCCAAGCGTTAGGCGCAAATGTGCGGCTATTTCCCGCACAAGCGGCGATCATCCAAGCGTTAGGCGTATATGTGCGGCTATTTCGCGTGCGTACGGCGGTTTCCCAAGCATTAGGCGCAAAAGTGCGGCTAATTCCCGTACAAGCGGCGATCACCCAAGCGTTAGGCGCAAAAGTGCGGCTATTTCCCGTACAAGCGGCGATCAGCCAAGCGTTAGGCGCTAATATGCGCTTATTATCCCCTCCAGCCGCCGAACGAGGCCCAAACCGCCGCGTTTTCCGCCCCCCGCCCAAATTTCTCCGCGATTCACCTTCATCCTTAGGCACTCATATGATGTTTTAGTCTATGTCGCCTAACTCCTCGAAGTCGGAAGGAGAACCCTTATGTCCAAAACCAAAGTCAGAATCAAGGTTGCATCGGTCCGGTCCGGCGAGCCGGCGGACGATCACGCGGTATGGGTGAGCTCCTCGCTTCTGCGCAAATGGGGCGTCGAGCCGAACCAGTCGGTCAACCTGCGGTTCGGCGCGTTCCGCAGCTACGTCAGGGTCATGCCGGCGGCGAAGACGCAGTACGTCCGCGTCGGCGCAAGCCTCGCCGCGAGCATGGGCCTGTCCAACGGCGCGCAGCTTCGCGCCGCCTATCGGCCCTCGACGCAAACGCTCGCCATCGGGCCGTTGATCGGCGTCATCATGTCCCGCGCTTCGCCCGATGAGTCGAACCGCCCGTTCGGCGACATGACCGCATTCTGCCGCGAGCTGGTCGACGCCGCGAAGGCGGAAGGCGCGTTCGTTTACTTCTTCCCCCCGTCGGGCATCGGCTCCGACCGCGGCACGATTCAAGGGTGGACGTACTCGAACGGCTGGCGCCGGAGCGACTTCCCCGTGCCGGACGTGCTGCACAACCGGTTGACGTCAAGAAAGCTGGAAAACCTGGAAAGCGTCCAACAGCTGTTCAAAGAAGCGAAATCCCGCTACGGCACGCAAGTGTTCAACGAGAAATATTTGGATAAAACCGAAGTGTTCGCCGCGCTGCGGCGCGAGGTGGCGCTGCACCGGTACTTGCCGGAATCGCACGCGTTCACGGGCTACGACACGTTGAAAGCGATGGCGGCGAAACACCGGATCCTGTTCTTGAAACCGATCCGCGGCTCCCTCGGCAAAGGCATCATCCGCCTCGTGCGCCACGAGACCGGAGGGTACGCCGCCCACTTCAGCGAACCGACCGGCACGCGGCGCGCGATGTACCCGTCGCTGGCGAAGGCGTACGCCGTCGTATCGCAGCGGATGAAGCGGCAAAAGTTCCTCATCCAGCAAGGACTGCAGCTCGCCGCGGTCGACGGCCGGCCGATCGACTTCCGCGCGCTGACCCAGAAGGGGCTGACCGGCGAATGGGGCGTCACGTCGATCGTCGGACGGATCGCCGGGCCGAACCACTTCGTCTCGAACCTCGCGAAGGGCGGCACGATCGCGCCGCTCAAGACGGCGATCGCCAGGTCCAATCTGCCCGCCGGACGGAAGGCGGCGGCCGCGGCGTCGCTGCGCAAGGCGGCCGTCGAGATCGCGAAAGGCGTCGACAAGACGATCGACGCGCACTTCGGCGAGCTCGGCGTCGACCTCGCCGTCGACCAAGGCGGCCGCGTGTGGCTGCTCGAGGTCAATTCGAAGCCGTCGAAGAACGACAACACGCAGCTGACGACCGGCAAAATTCGCCCGTCCGTCAAAACGCTGATCCAATACGCGCGGCATCTCGCGCGGTTGTGAGCGCACCGAGGAGGCGAACGAGATGAATTCTGAGGCAGCGAACGGCCCGGCGTATCTCGGCATCCTCGTCACGGCGAAGCGCGGGAGCGGCGCGCCGTTCTCGAGCCGGGCGTTTTACCGGCGGCTGGACGCGGCGGCGCGCTCGCGCGGCTTCGCAACGTACGTGTTCGCGCCTGAATGGATCGATTGGGAACGCAAACAAATCCGCGGCTACGCCTACGACGAGTCGTCGGGCGAATGGACGCGCGGCCGCTTCCCGTTCCCGCGCGTCGTGTATGACCGCGCCTTCTTCCGCACGAAAGCCGAGCTCGACCGGCATCGGGCGCTGCTGCGGCGGCTGACCGCGGAGCGAGGCGTCGAGCTGCTCGGCCTGTGCCTCGGCGGCAAGCTCGAGGTGCACCGCCTGCTCGCGAAGGACCCCGAAACGGCGGCCCTGCTGCCGGCGACGGCGCGATACACCGGCCCCGGCGCGCTCGCGCGGTGGCTGAGGGAACGCGGCGAGGCGGTGCTGAAGCCGAACGGCAGCTCCCACGGCCGCGGCGTATTCCGGCTGCGGCGGATCGGACCGGACGCGTACGAGGCGCGCGGCCGCACCCGCGCCAACCGCCCCGCGGCGTACCGCTTCGGCAGCCTGAACGCGCTGCTCCGGTGGGTCGACCGGAGGCTCGTGGCCGACAGCCGCTTCCTCGTGCAGGCGTACTTGACGCTGACGGCGAACGACGGCGCCCCCTATGACATACGCGCGCTAGTGCAGAAAGACGGCGAAGGCCGGTGGCGGCTCACCGGCGCCGCCGCCCGCGTCGGCGCGGTCGGCGGGCTGACGTCGAATCTGCACGGCGGCGGAACGTCCCGGGAGGCGGCGGATTTCTTGCTTGAACAGTTCGGCGAGGCGGAGGCGGAGCGGATCCTCGAGTCGATCCGCGCTGCGTCCATGGCCGTGCCTCGAGTGCTCGAGCGCTGGCACGGCCCGCTCCTCGAGCTCGGCATCGATTTCGGCGTCGATCGGCGCGGGCGGGTGTGGCTGCTCGAGGTCAACTCGAAACCAGGAAGAATGTCATTCGCTCGGCTTCACGATCAAAGCGTAAGAATCGCGGCCGTGACAAGTCCGATTCGCTATGCACGGTACGTCTTGGACCGGCAACTAGGAGGACAGATCAATGAGTTTGACGGTAAGCAAGATTCATTTTACGAGAAGAACGGATAGAGCGGTGTATCTGACCCCTGCGCTGGCCAAGGAGCTGCGGCTCCGCGGGGGCGGCACGGTGGACGTCAAGCTCGGCGGCAAAACGGTGACGGCGCAGGTGAAAGCGCAGAAGGGCAAAGGCCGTCATCTGTACTTGCCGGCCGCCATTCGCGAGGCGATCCGCGCGCCGAAAACCGGCAACATTTATTTGTCGACGGCGGACGGCGGCACGACGGTGCGGATCGGCCCGTTGATCGGCGTATTGACGAGCGGCGGCGGCACCGCGGCGCGGCCGTTCGGCTCGCGCACGGGGCTCATCCGGGAGCTCGTGCGCGCCGGCAGCGGCAAAGCGTACGTGTTCGCCTTCACCCCGAAGGACGTCGACTGGGACCAGAACACGGTGCTCGGCTACTTCGCCGATCCCGACGGCGGCTGGTCGCGGCGCACGGTGCCGCTGCCCGACGTCGTTTACAACCGCCTGGCGAGCCGAAGCGCGGACGTGTCGCTCGGCATGGAGCAATTGAAGCAGCGCTTCCTGCGCCGCAACATTCCGATTTTCAACTGGAGCTTTTATAACAAGTGGGACGTCTACCGCATGCTCGAAGACGAACCGGAAGCGTATAAGCATGTGCCCGAATCGACGTTGAACCCGACGCCGGAGCAAATGCGGGAAATGCTGCGCCGCCATAAGTTCATTTATTTGAAACCGACCGGGGGCAGCCTCGGAAAAGGCATATACCGCATCACGTACGCGCCCGGCAAAGGCTATTTCGCCCGCTTCCGAAGCAACGGCAAAAACACGTTGCTTCGGTTTCAAAACTTCTCCAGCCTCATGACGATGCTCGGCGCCTCGAGCGGGCGGCTCCGCCGCTACGTCGCGCAGCAAGGGATTCGCTTGATCGACATCGAAGGCAATCCGATCGATTTCCGCTTTCACCTGGTGCGCAATCAGAGCAATCAATGGGTCGTCGCGGGCATCGGGGCGAAGATGGCCGGCCGGGGCAGCGTGACGACGCACATCAAAAACGGCGGCACCCTCATGACGCCCGAGCAGGCGCTCGGCCGCGTGTTCGGCGACAAGGCGAGCGACGTGCTCGACCGCATGAAGAACGTCTCCATCAAGCTCGCGGAGGCGATCCAAAACAACTCCCGCCATCACGTCGGCGAGCTCGGCTTCGACCTCGGCGTCGACACGAACGAGCATATTTGGATGTTCGAAGCGAACTCCAAGCCGGGGCGCTCGATCTTCAAGCACCCCGCACTGAAGGAAGAAGGGCGCGAAACACTCTCCCTCGTCTTCCAGCATTGCCTCTATCTCGCGAAGTTTCGCAAGAGGGGGAATGCGTAAATGGCGTGGCTGACGCAACCCGAGCGCGAGGGCTCGCCCGCGCCCCGCGCGGCCGTTCCCGTCGCCGCGATTCTCACGTATCGCGACGGCACCCGCATCTTTCGCGGCAACCGCGACAATTTCATCGATCTGTTGCGCACCGCGAAGGAAGAAGGCGTCGTCGCCTATATCGTCGCGCAGGACGATCTCGACGTGAACGCATCCACGATCAAAGGGTACGTGTATTCGCCCTCGAAGAAAAAATGGGTGCGCGGCGAACGGCCGTTCCCGAACGTCGTGTACAATCGGATTCCGTACCGCAAATTCGAGCAGCTGCCCGAAGTGCAGGAGCTCATCAAGGCGTGCTTGCGCCATCCGGACATCCGCTTTTTCAATCCGTCCTTCTTCAGCAAATGGAGCTTGTTCGAATGGCTGAACGGCTCGCGCCTCACTCGGCGCCATATCCCGGAGACGGTGAAGCTGAACGGCCTTCACGACTTCACGCGCATGGTGCGCAATCACCGGATCGTCTACCTGAAGCCGGTGAAGGGCAAAGCGGGCAAAGGCATCATGAAGGTCCAGCGCCTGACCTCCGTCAAACGGCCGCAGGGCGCCGCCCAATACCGGCTGACGTGCCAAAGCGCCGAAGGAACCGAATCCGCCGTGTACGACTCGATTCCGACCATGTACGAGACGGTGAAGCGCACGATGGACGGGAAGGAATATATCGCCCAGCAGGGCATCTCGCTCGCCTCGGCGGGCGGGCGGCCGTTCGACCTTCGGGTGCTCGTGCAGAAGAGCGCCAAAGGCGAATGGCGCGTATCGGGCATCGGCGCCCGCGTCGCCGGGGAGTCGAGCATCACGACCCACGTCCCCCGCGGCGGCTCGATCGGCGATCCCGAGAAGCTGCTGACCCATGTGTTCGGCGCGGCCTCGGCGCGCGCGACGCTGCAGACGGCGCGCGAGACGGCGCTGGAGCTCGCGGCGCAAATCGAGAAAGGGGCCGGTCACACGCTCGGCGAAATGTCGATGGATCTCGGCGTCGACAAATCGGGAAAGCTGTGGTTTTTCGAAGCGAACTCGAAGCCGATGAAATTCGACGAGCCGCATATCCGCGAAACGTCGCTGCGCCGATTGGTCCGGTTTTGGAAATACCTCGTGAACCAGCCGACCGAACGTTCGGCCCGCCTTGCGGAGCTGCCGGCGTCCGGCGGCGAGGGGGCGCGGCGGGGGCGCGGGCGCGGGCGCGCGCGGCGCGCGGGCGTCGAAGGGCGGCGCGGGGGCGCCGCGAAACGAAGGAGGCGGTAGCATGGCGGGCACGTTCCGACTTGGCGTCATGGCTCTCTATTTGAACGGCAACCGGCTGGAGGAGCTCCCTTTCTTCCGCCGGCTGCTGAAGGAAGCGAGACGAATGGGCATCGAGGCGTACGTGTATACGCCGGAAGACGTCGATGACGGCAAGCGCCGCGTCCTCGCCCACGTCTATGAAGAAGGGCGGGGCTGGCAGCGGCGGTGGATGCCGTTCCCGGACGTCGTGTTCGACCGGTGCCGGTACCAAAACACGCCCCGCTTCCGCAAGCTCCGGGAATTTCGCGGGCGGTACGGCGACCTCTTGTACATGAACCGCCCGCTCGCCAACAAATGGGCGATTCACCAGCTGCTCCACAAAGACAAGGACATCCGCCCCCACCTGCCGGAATCCGTCATGTACCGCGGCGCCGGCGCCTTGGCGGACTTCGTGAAGAAACACGGCATCGCGTTCGTCAAACCGGTCAACGGCACCGGCGGACGCGGCGTCGTCCGCATCGAGCGCGCGGGCGACGGACGCTTCCAAGTGCGAGGCCGCGACAAGCAGCGGCGCATTCTGCCGAAGCTGCGCGGGTCGGCGGAGGGCGTCGGCCGGCTCATCGCGCGGCTCGGTCTCGCCGACAATTCGCTGATGCAGCAGGGCATCGAGCTGACGCTGCCGAACGGGCGGGTGCACGATTACCGAATGCTCGTGCAGAAGACGGGAGAGGGCCGCTGGGAGGTGACCGGCTGCGCGGGACGCGTCGGCGCCGAGCGGAGCGTGACGTCGAACTTGCACGGGGGCGGCAAAGCGGTCGCCGCAGGCAAGCTGCTCCGGAAGACGTTCGGCAGCGAATCGAAGGCGTCGGCCGTCGAGGAAGACATGCGCGAGCTGGGCCTCCTCGTCGTGAAACGGCTCGAGGACCATTACCGCGACATGTGCGAGCTCGCGCTCGACCTCGCCGTCGACCGCGACGGACGGGTATGGCTGCTCGAAATCAACCCGAAGCCGGCGCGCGAAGTGTTCCGCCGCATCGGAGAGTCCGAGACGTACCGCCGCGCCATCCGCACGCCGGTCGAATACGCGCGATGGCTGTACGAGCGCGAACGCAAAAAATGACGCGAAGGAGCCTCGCTCCCTCGCGTCATCGTTTGTCTGTCGTTTTATTTCGTCGTCTCCGCAATCCCCAGCAGGTCCAGCAGCTCGGGGAACGCCCGAATCCGCATCTCGGCGCCGCGCAGCTCGTCCTGCGGCACGCCGAACGCGGCGTACTCGCATCCGACGACGGGCAGACCGTTCTTGCTGCCCGCCTCGACGTCGGACGACCGGTCGCCGACCATCCAAGCCGAAGCCACCTCGTGCCGGTCCAGCAGCAGCCGCACGAGGTCGACCTTCGAAGCCGTACGGAATTCTCCTGCGGAGTACAAGCCTTCGAATCGGTCCGCGATGCCGAGCGCCTTGGCGACGCCTTTCACATACGGCTCGAGGCCGTTGCTCGCGACGAACAGCCGGTAGCCTTCTTCCTGGAGCTTCCGCAGCGTCTCGTCGACGCCCGGATACAGCTCTCCCGCGCCTGCGCCGAGCAGCGCGAGCTGCTCTTCCAACAGCAGTTCGTCCATCCGCAGGCGCGTCCGTTCGTCGGAGTTCGGGAGCACCCGGCTCCAAATGTCCTTCAGCAGCATGCCGAGCGAGCCGAGCAGCACGTCGGCTGACGGCATCGCATCACGCGTCAAGCCTTCGCCCGCGAGGCGCGCGTACGCCCGCTCGAACGCGGGCACGATGTTCGATTCCGTTCGAAACAGCGTGCCGTCCATATCGAAAATGAGCGCTTGCGGTGTTCTCTCTACCATATCCGTTACTCCAA encodes:
- a CDS encoding YheC/YheD family protein → MSKTKVRIKVASVRSGEPADDHAVWVSSSLLRKWGVEPNQSVNLRFGAFRSYVRVMPAAKTQYVRVGASLAASMGLSNGAQLRAAYRPSTQTLAIGPLIGVIMSRASPDESNRPFGDMTAFCRELVDAAKAEGAFVYFFPPSGIGSDRGTIQGWTYSNGWRRSDFPVPDVLHNRLTSRKLENLESVQQLFKEAKSRYGTQVFNEKYLDKTEVFAALRREVALHRYLPESHAFTGYDTLKAMAAKHRILFLKPIRGSLGKGIIRLVRHETGGYAAHFSEPTGTRRAMYPSLAKAYAVVSQRMKRQKFLIQQGLQLAAVDGRPIDFRALTQKGLTGEWGVTSIVGRIAGPNHFVSNLAKGGTIAPLKTAIARSNLPAGRKAAAAASLRKAAVEIAKGVDKTIDAHFGELGVDLAVDQGGRVWLLEVNSKPSKNDNTQLTTGKIRPSVKTLIQYARHLARL
- a CDS encoding YheC/YheD family protein; this translates as MAGTFRLGVMALYLNGNRLEELPFFRRLLKEARRMGIEAYVYTPEDVDDGKRRVLAHVYEEGRGWQRRWMPFPDVVFDRCRYQNTPRFRKLREFRGRYGDLLYMNRPLANKWAIHQLLHKDKDIRPHLPESVMYRGAGALADFVKKHGIAFVKPVNGTGGRGVVRIERAGDGRFQVRGRDKQRRILPKLRGSAEGVGRLIARLGLADNSLMQQGIELTLPNGRVHDYRMLVQKTGEGRWEVTGCAGRVGAERSVTSNLHGGGKAVAAGKLLRKTFGSESKASAVEEDMRELGLLVVKRLEDHYRDMCELALDLAVDRDGRVWLLEINPKPAREVFRRIGESETYRRAIRTPVEYARWLYERERKK
- a CDS encoding YtpI family protein — encoded protein: MIYIFYAGIVVCCVLSVIFSFRSRRASDPNVRGLNAARMNLSNGALLILASLVQFLLFEPDTVRIVVGSLFLLIGAFNVFAGFRNYGHFSRK
- a CDS encoding HAD family hydrolase, with product MVERTPQALIFDMDGTLFRTESNIVPAFERAYARLAGEGLTRDAMPSADVLLGSLGMLLKDIWSRVLPNSDERTRLRMDELLLEEQLALLGAGAGELYPGVDETLRKLQEEGYRLFVASNGLEPYVKGVAKALGIADRFEGLYSAGEFRTASKVDLVRLLLDRHEVASAWMVGDRSSDVEAGSKNGLPVVGCEYAAFGVPQDELRGAEMRIRAFPELLDLLGIAETTK
- a CDS encoding YheC/YheD family protein, which gives rise to MAWLTQPEREGSPAPRAAVPVAAILTYRDGTRIFRGNRDNFIDLLRTAKEEGVVAYIVAQDDLDVNASTIKGYVYSPSKKKWVRGERPFPNVVYNRIPYRKFEQLPEVQELIKACLRHPDIRFFNPSFFSKWSLFEWLNGSRLTRRHIPETVKLNGLHDFTRMVRNHRIVYLKPVKGKAGKGIMKVQRLTSVKRPQGAAQYRLTCQSAEGTESAVYDSIPTMYETVKRTMDGKEYIAQQGISLASAGGRPFDLRVLVQKSAKGEWRVSGIGARVAGESSITTHVPRGGSIGDPEKLLTHVFGAASARATLQTARETALELAAQIEKGAGHTLGEMSMDLGVDKSGKLWFFEANSKPMKFDEPHIRETSLRRLVRFWKYLVNQPTERSARLAELPASGGEGARRGRGRGRARRAGVEGRRGGAAKRRRR
- a CDS encoding YheC/YheD family protein, which gives rise to MSLTVSKIHFTRRTDRAVYLTPALAKELRLRGGGTVDVKLGGKTVTAQVKAQKGKGRHLYLPAAIREAIRAPKTGNIYLSTADGGTTVRIGPLIGVLTSGGGTAARPFGSRTGLIRELVRAGSGKAYVFAFTPKDVDWDQNTVLGYFADPDGGWSRRTVPLPDVVYNRLASRSADVSLGMEQLKQRFLRRNIPIFNWSFYNKWDVYRMLEDEPEAYKHVPESTLNPTPEQMREMLRRHKFIYLKPTGGSLGKGIYRITYAPGKGYFARFRSNGKNTLLRFQNFSSLMTMLGASSGRLRRYVAQQGIRLIDIEGNPIDFRFHLVRNQSNQWVVAGIGAKMAGRGSVTTHIKNGGTLMTPEQALGRVFGDKASDVLDRMKNVSIKLAEAIQNNSRHHVGELGFDLGVDTNEHIWMFEANSKPGRSIFKHPALKEEGRETLSLVFQHCLYLAKFRKRGNA
- a CDS encoding DRTGG domain-containing protein produces the protein MTKHEQIIRYIQALKVGDKISVRKIAKDVGVSEGTAYRAIKEAEASGLVATKERIGTVRIEPKARNNIDKLTFAEVVNIVDGEVLGGAEGLGKTLGKFVIGAMQLEAMVKYIDAGSLLIVGNREKAHGVALELGAGVLITGGFGASTAVRKQADELALPIISSSYDTFTVASLINRAIYDRLIKKKILLVEDIMIPSEETMTLRGQMTVADWNAAVEQSGHSRFPVVDDHHRLIGMVTSKDVVGSSPNDRIDKVMTKSPITVGARTSVASAAHMMVWEGVEQLPVTDHGRKLIGIISRQDVLKGMQFIQKQPQIGETIEDLILSSFEEEREADGRVAFRGTITPQMTSSFGTVSEGVLTTLMSQSAFRAIKLVKKGDLVLDSMSTFFLKPLQIDNEIVVRPQLIELSRKFGKVDVEVHLGSSLVAKAILTAQLIDQM
- a CDS encoding YheC/YheD family protein; translation: MNSEAANGPAYLGILVTAKRGSGAPFSSRAFYRRLDAAARSRGFATYVFAPEWIDWERKQIRGYAYDESSGEWTRGRFPFPRVVYDRAFFRTKAELDRHRALLRRLTAERGVELLGLCLGGKLEVHRLLAKDPETAALLPATARYTGPGALARWLRERGEAVLKPNGSSHGRGVFRLRRIGPDAYEARGRTRANRPAAYRFGSLNALLRWVDRRLVADSRFLVQAYLTLTANDGAPYDIRALVQKDGEGRWRLTGAAARVGAVGGLTSNLHGGGTSREAADFLLEQFGEAEAERILESIRAASMAVPRVLERWHGPLLELGIDFGVDRRGRVWLLEVNSKPGRMSFARLHDQSVRIAAVTSPIRYARYVLDRQLGGQINEFDGKQDSFYEKNG
- a CDS encoding YtrH family sporulation protein, whose protein sequence is MSATDFLSKAIQDFFVAFGVVFGASMLAGMSSILTMQPPGPAETMRQLSENVKIWAVVVAIGGTIDPIRFIEHSVTEGYFSPAAKQIMLILCAFLGAHSGTELIRWMVAPR